A region of Triplophysa dalaica isolate WHDGS20190420 chromosome 18, ASM1584641v1, whole genome shotgun sequence DNA encodes the following proteins:
- the tsr2 gene encoding pre-rRNA-processing protein TSR2 homolog, translated as MSGGLKMAPLASSTRELFCEAVRAVLETWPVLQIAVDNGFGGAHSQQKADWMVDVLQQYFNDNVDLQPCEVEDFISDLMNNEFDTMVDDGSLPQVAQKVCLIFQLCERGKLTDVREHISQLSQKKIAGRAKAAPAGDDEEASDDEEAMECDGEGPSVSSTALKEQSHPQAVNNDEEDDGWTVVSRKK; from the exons ATGTCTGGTGGTTTAAAGATGGCTCCGCTCGCATCTTCAACACGTGAACTGTTCTGTGAAGCAGTTCGGGCGGTATTAGAAACGTGGCCGGTGCTGCAA ATCGCCGTGGATAATGGGTTTGGTGGCGCTCACAGTCAGCAGAAGGCAGACTGGATGGTGGATGTGCTTCAGCAGTATTTTAATGATAATG TTGACCTGCAGCCGTGTGAAGTGGAGGATTTTATCTCCGACCTGATGAATAATGAATTTGACACTATGGTAGATGATGGCAGCTTGCCTCAG GTGGCACAGAAGGTGTGTTTGATCTTCCAGCTGTGCGAGCGAGGTAAACTGACAGATGTCAGAGAACACATCAGCCAACTCTCTCAGAAAAAAATTGCTGGCCGGGCAAAAGCAGCACCTGCAGGGGATGATGAGGAGGCCAGTGATGATGAAGAG GCTATGGAGTGTGATGGAGAGGGACCGTCAGTCAGCAGTACGGCGCTGAAGGAACAGTCTCATCCTCAGGCCGTGAATAATGATGAAGAGGATGATGGATGGACGGTTGTGAGCAGGAAAAAATGA